In Ignavibacteriota bacterium, a single genomic region encodes these proteins:
- the flgF gene encoding flagellar basal-body rod protein FlgF, with amino-acid sequence MIKGIYSSEAAMRPKMARMEVLANNLANINTTGFKRDRVFVRMLEQSAQGAADGRGDMTGVTTGRYIDTTSGSLQQTDNPLDLAIDGDGFFAIQTPRGTRLTRNGNFTLSKEGVLTTSEGYPVLGMNGVIQLPHRDRLDVRALTITQSGEVALDKEPLGQLRIMVPERADALQKDHESLMFVDQSERILDVAPDRISVRQGFVEESNVEGIEEMIAMIELSRGFETDQKMIQSQDATLDRSLEIGRV; translated from the coding sequence ATGATCAAGGGCATCTATTCTTCCGAGGCCGCTATGCGGCCGAAAATGGCACGCATGGAGGTCCTTGCGAACAACCTCGCGAACATCAATACCACAGGGTTCAAACGGGACCGGGTGTTTGTACGCATGCTCGAACAGTCCGCCCAGGGAGCAGCGGACGGCCGCGGCGACATGACCGGCGTGACCACCGGCAGATACATCGATACGACGTCGGGTTCCCTGCAGCAGACCGACAATCCTCTGGATCTGGCGATCGACGGCGATGGATTCTTCGCGATCCAGACCCCGCGCGGGACACGCCTGACGCGGAACGGCAATTTCACGCTGAGCAAGGAGGGGGTGCTGACAACCTCCGAGGGATATCCCGTGCTGGGGATGAATGGGGTGATCCAATTACCCCATCGCGACCGCCTCGATGTCCGCGCGCTCACCATTACGCAGTCGGGCGAAGTCGCCCTGGACAAGGAACCTCTGGGCCAGCTTCGCATCATGGTGCCGGAGCGGGCGGATGCGCTGCAGAAGGACCATGAATCACTCATGTTCGTGGACCAGAGCGAACGGATACTCGATGTTGCACCGGACAGGATCAGCGTCCGTCAGGGATTCGTTGAGGAGTCGAATGTCGAAGGCATCGAAGAAATGATAGCAATGATCGAACTCAGCAGAGGGTTCGAAACAGACCAGAAAATGATCCAGTCGCAGGACGCGACGCTCGACCGGTCCTTAGAGATCGGCCGGGTGTAA